A region from the Drosophila takahashii strain IR98-3 E-12201 chromosome 2L, DtakHiC1v2, whole genome shotgun sequence genome encodes:
- the Wdr62 gene encoding uncharacterized protein Wdr62 isoform X6 — protein sequence MFAPRNSSPTAIYGKEDVAAYEIKLKKVLGLTVCSNAALDVSPVSGLLAYPAGCTVVLFNAKRQTQAYLVNTSRKAFTSVAFSRCGRYVATGECGINPAIKVWELETPNGSLEHCSGGSVVAEFVDHKYAVTCVAFSPTGKYLVSVGSQHDMIVNVFDWRANLKMASNKISSKVAAVCFAEDGSYFVTVGNRHVKYWYLEGGRKYKDPIPLMGRSAILGDLRDNDFCAVACGKGICAESTYAITRQGHLVEFSSRRLLDKWVQCRTSNANCICVNERFILVGCAESIIRIFNAATLEYVTTLPRTHYLGVDVAQGIQINHIMSVPQQAKFPDCIAMVFDEQRCKVSCVYNDHSLYIWDLRDISRVGKSHSFLYHSTCIWGVETVPYNVEREPSQTLPEECFVTCSSDDTIRVWGLDGCTNNDIYRRNIYSKELLKIVYSDEELQFIKDQGSSLFDKAGNSSYDGRNGVRCIKISPELQHLASGDRCGNIRVYNLVNLRLLTTIEAHESEVLCLEYSNERIERKLLASASRDRLIHVFDVAQNYLLLQTLDDHSSSITSIKFVGAGLNFQMISCGADKSIMFRSFQGNIFMRGTNTSGKTTLYDMEVDSNSKHILTACQDRNVRVYGTQNAKQTKTFKGSHSDEGSLIKLSLDPSGIYVATSCTDKTLAVYDYYSSECMARMYGHSELVTGLKFTNDCRHLISASGDGCIFIWQVPHDMIVTMQARMSQQRLRSGHAPLPRPLAPISPPDGIVLESPSSEIEQPKFGVAERFSDVGQLPQWAMRKAAGDSDSGALSIPTPSGSTNVPAMHAASSMGNLSSSPSQQMPGLAPRARGRWAQRSTQLEPTADDLRSNSESPLGTVSSVGGHSGVNVQTSDYNSASSKDITYNQTYLSEDSSIDSGMETRRGELKFIGSSSNGTVVTVSSVSSLAVSASNGAMSTGSGAAQQRLQLPDKRLKPGLRFDTHSHDHDGDVEDISDGERTSSDHGMFYNNLAPSTPTDFKVTAMNEDELRKSVRRQKFEKSGLQLTPSALSGNGSSHTASTGTGTGTSDTEDEGSTPSAENAERSLASTLGGSSENLPQSSGNSFLHAALPEGPGLITSPMERGGSSRRSISAKHNTENGKSVAAPPTITKSYTSTKKEELLQVINKVKQQLENVGHRPLRGSHSISDLSLAANLDGSRNAGGGPGRYSKPVASHDTSQCISSPNTTATAAATNSQQQQQLYQITKEQHPQTQQQHPHYAPPASQQFFNCAAPKSKLQQNFQTMRQVQQHYPPYPHHVGVHQIHPPPGVPFGGSAAGSSSAMRSQQQQHHHYQQQQQQRAKRNPAGNNRRTPSILKHYKSCPVSPVHEEVEWSAEGNERGALLGEPKRHSVYADDARTILDMIHADTEKMIDEITRKYGDLDEPSIPASYSMPANLRNLGGLGSTGDSTPTGRTTQYYVYREFYQCERKVSLSDILQPEQFAASQRRLDEARFLETQRHSSASFFLTGQQSQESLSLLSDGEGGPGSYCNSLESVLSDESDCQSAPLEYPQTQVAVLQQRHAGIRNFIIHGPVSKSYGNSPNAYGSFDYYMRQQHATATTDSFDVTGYNLEPLKPLPSSKTYPRIAPVQAQAPAASENIPTLRSKSKQYNSGVNKSLSTDFAQQRQQRNSNPMLFVRKPLKPKPPVPVKPQNLISTLSHMEQRQQKQKSQSRTASVVQQFEHNLQKFEREKQRERDQQRRPAMRSSVSSGALAATQSCLKKVSRFDTSESSRRATSVRQKSRPKISVRFNTVSQIKYTPSAKRERERQAREEEEEPPEMEVGSLPSDYGERSFEMYFAENGNAPENLENMQTLKLYTKPQLQAVVDEIQQEREKYRKNLDNAGKISGGKAGGSTSHQCQNIAKKIDIIEKLIAMEENKMEQIRLATESRLRPFNCNAKEKGYVKSLTMNFDMLARGEEPTEDEELTSKDARDLCAYARNIRRNCSLPDVLESTDFTGIYSSQGVELAKEVIADDEGGDQERPEITEDITDRDDLGGPSVVLRMEPGNPKTLNPMPIEESSIRRACSLSDLHMGNFGKPGKSNGTPQKPQVQHRNGNVSRSASKRNSLQGKTGLGASSNSMNVLNQGSDSEPEDSNRLRSATNGQGRSNGPIAANRQYSNKVNNVNNNRRKTPNFSSATPMQDDSSSEETPNSTVNNKPIVPPRPRNLGFDHKSKLMINNTGSPGGNAKQRSGVTSTEDYEGTDPEAQVHNVINKLYTTTQAAMQLHANLKNSLLLKELENALIMSRNMLSSITNRQADKTNNGGGVGGGLGVGGSGGLNHEQLSADNGDYLMMVNNCADLLSNLRTKHKPDDCENNS from the exons ATGTTCGCCCCCCGAAACTCATCGCCGACTGCCATTTACGGCAAGGAGGATGTGGCAGCCTACGAG ATAAAACTCAAAAAGGTTTTGGGCCTGACTGTGTGCAGCAATGCGGCTCTGGATGTCTCCCCAGTCAGCGGCCTGCTGGCCTATCCAGCTGG CTGCACCGTGGTGCTGTTCAACGCGAAGCGCCAGACACAGGCCTATTTGGTCAACACCTCCCGCAAAGCATTCACATCCGTGGCATTTTCGCGATGTGGTCGCTATGTGGCCACCGGCGAATGTGGCATCAATCCGGCGATCAAAGTTTGGGAGCTGGAAACTCCTAACGGAAGTCTGGAGCACTGCAGCGGCGGCAGTGTTGTTGCCGAGTTTGTGGACCACAAATACGCCGTCACCTGTGTG GCCTTTTCGCCCACTGGCAAGTACCTGGTTTCGGTGGGCTCCCAGCACGACATGATTGTCAACGTGTTCGACTGGCGGGCCAACCTCAAGATGGCCTCGAATAAAATCAGCTCCAAGGTGGCAGCCGTGTGTTTTGCCGAGGATGGCAGCTATTTCGTCACCGTGGGCAATCGCCATGTCAAATACTGGTATCTGGAGGGTGGAAGAAAG TACAAGGATCCCATTCCCCTGATGGGACGCAGCGCCATTCTGGGCGACTTGCGGGACAACGACTTCTGTGCGGTGGCCTGCGGCAAGGGGATCTGTGCGGAGAGCACGTACGCCATCACGCGGCAAGGCCATCTGGTGGAGTTCAGCTCCCGCCGCCTGCTGGACAAGTGGGTGCAGTGCCGCACCTCCAATGCCAACTGTATCTGCGTGAACGAGCGATTCATCCTCGTGGGCTGCGCCGAGTCCATCATTCGCATCTTCAATGCGGCCACGCTGGAATACGTGACCACGCTGCCGAGGACCCATTACTTGGGCGTGGATGTGGCCCAGGGCATCCAGATCAACCACATCATGTCGGTGCCGCAGCAAGCCAAGTTCCCGGACTGCATCGCCATGGTTTTCGATGAGCAGCGTTGCAAG GTGAGCTGCGTCTACAACGATCACTCTCTGTACATCTGGGATCTGCGCGACATCTCACGGGTGGGCAAGTCGCACTCGTTCCTCTATCACTCCACTTGCATCTGGGGCGTGGAGACAGTGCCATATAATGTGGAGCGGGAGCCGTCGCAAACCCTGCCTGAGGAGTGTTTCGTCACCTGCTCCTCGGACGACACCATTCGCGTCTGGGGACTGGACGGGTGTACCAACAATGATATCTACCGCAGGAACATCTACTCCAAGGAGCTGCTGAAAATTGTCTACAGCGACGAGGAGCTGCAGTTCATCAAGGATCAGGGCTCCTCGCTGTTCGACAAGGCCGGAAACTCGTCTTATGATGGACGGAATGGAGTGCGTTGCATCAAGATCAGTCCGGAACTGCAGCATTTAGCCAGCGGAGATCGGTGCGGCAATATACGTGTGTATAATCTGGTCAATCTGCGCCTGCTCACCACCATCGAAGCCCATGAATCGGAGGTGCTTTGCCTGGAGTATTCCAATGAGCGGATCGAGCGAAAGCTGCTGGCCAGCGCCAGTAGGGATCGTCTCATTCACGTCTTTGATGTGGCCCAAAACTATCTGTTGCTGCAGACCCTGGATGATCACAGCTCCTCCATTACCTCTATTAAGTTTGTGGGTGCCGGACTCAATTTCCAGATGATCAGTTGCGGAGCGGATAAGTCGATTATGTTTAGGAGTTTTCAG GGCAACATCTTCATGAGGGGAACCAACACCTCCGGCAAGACGACCTTGTATGACATGGAGGTGGACTCGAATTCGAAACACATTTTGACCGCCTGCCAGGATCGCAATGTGCGGGTCTATGGAACACAGAATGCCAAGCAAACGAAGACCTTCAAGGGTTCCCATTCGGACGAGGGAAGTCTCATAAAACTAAGTCTCGATCCCAGCGGCATCTATGTGGCCACCTCGTGCACGGATAAAACCCTGGCCGTCTATGATTACTACTCCAGCGAGTGCATGGCCAGGATGTATGGACACAGTGAGCTGGTCACGGGTTTGAAGTTCACCAACGATTGCCGACATCTGATCTCGGCGAGCGGCGATGGTTGCATATTCATCTGGCAGGTGCCTCATGATATGATAGTCACCATGCAGGCGAGGATGTCGCAGCAGCGTCTGAGATCGGGTCATGCTCCTTTGCCTCGGCCACTGGCGCCCATTTCTCCGCCGGATGGTATTGTCCTAGAATCACCGAGCAGCGAAATCGAGCAACCCAAATTCGGGGTGGCCGAGAGGTTCTCGGATGTGGGCCAACTGCCGCAGTGGGCGATGCGAAAGGCAGCCGGGGATTCGGATAGCGGAGCCCTGTCCATTCCCACGCCCAGTGGATCCACAAATGTACCTGCCATGCATGCCGCCTCATCGATGGGCAACCTCAGTTCATCGCCCAGTCAACAGATGCCGGGATTGGCACCCCGAGCAAGGGGAAGATGGGCCCAGCGGAGCACTCAGCTGGAGCCGACGGCCGATGATCTGCGTTCCAACTCAGAGAGTCCTTTGGGAACCGTCTCGTCTGTAGGTGGTCATAGCGGTGTGAATGTCCAGACCTCTGATTACAATAGTGCATCTTCCAAGGACATTACGTACAATCAAACGTATTTGAGTGAGGACTCGTCTATTGATTCCGGGATGGAGACGCGAAGGGGCGAGCTCAAGTTcatcggcagcagcagcaatggaACAGTGGTCACCGTGTCCTCCGTCTCCTCGCTGGCCGTTTCTGCCTCCAATGGTGCCATGTCAACCGGTTCTGGAGCTGCCCAACAGCGTCTCCAGCTGCCGGATAAAAGGTTGAAGCCGGGTCTGCGCTTCGATACCCACTCCCATGATCATGATGGTGATGTGGAGGATATTTCCGATGGGGAAAGAACCAGCTCCGACCATGGAATGTTCTACAACAACCTGGCGCCCAGCACGCCAAC AGATTTCAAGGTGACGGCCATGAACGAGGACGAGCTGCGCAAGTCGGTGCGCCGTCAGAAGTTCGAGAAGTCCGGCCTTCAGCTTACCCCTTCGGCGCtcagcggaaacggaagttcGCATACGGCGAGCACAGGGACGGGAACAGGAACCTCCGATACCGAGGACGAGGGCTCCACGCCCAGTGCCGAAAATGCCGAGCGTTCGCTGGCCTCCACGCTGGGCGGCAGCTCGGAAAATCTGCCCCAGAGCAGCGGAAATAGCTTCCTGCACGCCGCTCTGCCCGAGGGACCGGGATTAATAACTTCGCCCATGGAACGGGGTGGCAGCA GTCGCCGCAGCATCAGTGCGAAGCACAAtacggaaaatgggaaaagcgtGGCCGCACCGCCCACCATCACCAAGTCATATACGAGCACCAAAaaggaggagctgctgcaggTCATCAACAAGGTCAAGCAGCAGCTGGAGAAT GTAGGCCATAGACCCCTTCGGGGAAGCCATAGCATATCGGACCTGAGTCTGGCTGCCAATTTGGATGGATCGAGGAATGCGGGCGGAGGACCGGGACGTTACTCGAAGCCAG TTGCTTCCCATGACACTTCGCAGTGTATTAGCTCCCCAAACACAacagcaactgctgctgctacgaattcccagcagcaacagcagctttATCAAATAACCAAGGAGCAACATCCACAaacccagcagcaacatccgcACTATGCTCCTCCTGCTTCCCAGCAATTCTTCAATTGTGCCGCCCCGAAATCCAAGTTGCAACAAAACTTCCAGACGATGCGACAGGTTCAACAGCACTATCCTCCCTATCCACATCATGTGGGTGTTCATCAGATCCATCCACCGCCTGGTGTTCCCTTCGGTGGCTCTGCAGCGGGATCCTCATCAGCAATGCgttcccagcagcagcagcatcatcactaccaacagcagcaacaacagaggGCTAAAAGAAATCCAGCTGGAAATAATAGAAGAACTCCCAGTATTTTGAAACACTACAAATCCTGTCCAGTATCTCCGGTCCACGAAGAGGTTGAATGGTCCGCCGAGGGCAACGAAAGAGGAGCTCTTCTCGGTGAACCCAAAAGGCACTCGGTTTATGCAGATGATGCTAGGACCATTTTGGATATGATACATGCGGATACGGAAAAGATGATTGATGAGATCACGAGGAAGTACGGAGATCTGGATGAGCCCAGTATACCGGCTTCCTACTCAATGCCGGCGAATCTGAGAAACCTGGGAGGACTGGGTTCCACTGGTGATTCCACACCCACGGGCAGAACCACTCAGTATTATGTTTACAGGGAGTTCTATCAGTGCGAGAGGAAAGTGTCGCTCTCGGATATTTTGCAACCCGAGCAATTTGCCGCCAGTCAGAGGAGATTGGATGAGGCCAGGTTCCTGGAGACGCAACGTCATTCCAGTGCCAGTTTCTTCTTAACCGGCCAGCAAAGTCAGGAGTCCCTCTCCCTGCTCTCCGATGGCGAAGGAGGTCCTGGCAGCTATTGCAATAGTTTGGAGAGCGTTCTGTCCGACGAAAGTGATTGCCAGAGTGCTCCGCTGGAGTATCCTCAGACCCAGGTGGCTGTTCTCCAGCAGCGTCACGCTGGCATCCGGAACTTTATCATCCACGGCCCGGTGTCCAAGTCGTACGGGAATAGCCCGAATGCCTACGGCAGCTTTGATTACTATATGCGGCAGCAACATGCCACTGCAACAACAGATAGCTTCGATGTCACTGGCTACAATTTGGAGCCACTGAAGCCATTGCCCAGCTCGAAGACATATCCGCGAATAGCTCCGGTTCAGGCTCAGGCTCCTGCCGCCTCTGAAAATATACCCACTCTGCGCTCAAAGAGCAAGCAGTATAATTCGGGGGTTAACAAATCTTTGAGCACTGATTTCGCCCAACAGCGTCAGCAGAGGAACTCGAATCCCATGCTTTTCGTACGGAAACCCCTTAAACCCAAGCCACCGGTGCCGGTGAAACCACAGAATCTAATCAGCACCCTGAGTCACATGGAGCAAaggcagcagaagcagaaatCCCAGTCCAGAACGGCCAGTGTGGTGCAGCAATTCGAGCACAATTTGCAAAAGTTCGAAAGGGAAAAGCAGAGGGAGAGGGATCAGCAGAGGAGGCCGGCGATGAGGAGTTCAGTGAGCTCAGGAGCTCTAGCTGCCACTCAGAGTTGTTTGAAGAAAGTCTCCCGTTTCGATACCAGCGAAAGCAGTAGAAGAGCCACCAGTGTGAGGCAAAAGAGCAGGCCCAAGATTTCGGTgcgtttcaataccgtttcgCAGATCAAGTATACGCCCAGTGCcaagagggagagggagaggcAGGCGAGGGAGGAGGAAGAGGAACCACCGGAAATGGAGGTGGGCAGCCTGCCCAGCGATTATGGAGAGCGTAGTTTCGAAATGTATTTCGCGGAGAACGGTAATGCCCCGGAGAACTTAGAAAACATGCAGACCCTCAAACTCTACACGAAACCTCAACTCCAAGCGGTGGTCGATGAGATCCAGCAGGAGCGGGAAAAGTACAGGAAAAACCTGGATAATGCTGGCAAAATCAGTGGGGGAAAGGCAGGGGGAAGTACCAGCCATCAGTGCCAGAATATAGCCAAGAAGATAGACATAATCGAGAAGTTAATCGCCATGGAGGAGAACAAAATGGAGCAAATTCGCTTGGCCACCGAATCGCGTTTGCGGCCCTTTAACTGCAATGCCAAGGAAAAGGGTTATGTGAAGAGTCTGACAATGAACTTTGACATGTTGGCTCGGGGGGAAGAGCCCACAGAGGATGAGGAGCTGACCTCCAAGGATGCCCGGGATCTGTGCGCGTATGCCAGGAATATACGCAGGAATTGCAGTTTGCCCGATGTCCTGGAGAGCACCGATTTCACGGGGATCTACAGCAGTCAGGGTGTGGAATTGGCCAAGGAGGTGATAGCCGACGATGAGGGAGGTGATCAAGAGAGACCAGAAATCACCGAAGATATCACTGATCGCGATGACCTGGGAGGACCGTCGGTTGTTTTGAGGATGGAGCCAG GCAATCCCAAAACTCTGAATCCCATGCCCATCGAGGAGTCCTCCATACGCCGCGCCTGCTCGCTGAGTGACCTGCACATGGGCAACTTTGGCAAGC CTGGCAAATCGAATGGCACGCCGCAGAAGCCGCAGGTTCAGCACCGAAATGGAAATGTCTCGCGTTCGGCCAGCAAAAGGAACAGTTTGCAGGGCAAAACTGGATTGGGTGCCTCCAGCAACTCCATGAATGTCCTCAATCAGGGT agcgATTCGGAACCCGAGGACAGCAATCGTTTGCGTAGTGCCACCAACGGACAGGGACGTAGCAACGGACCCATTG CTGCCAATCGCCAGTACAGCAACAAGGTCAACAATGTCAACAACAATCGTCGAAAGACGCCAAACTTTAGCAGTG CCACACCCATGCAGGACGACTCCAGCTCCGAGGAGACGCCCAATAGCACTGTCAACAACAAGCCCATTGTGCCACCAAGACCAAGAAATCTGGGCTTTGATCACAAGAGCAAGCTAATGATTAACAATACTGGCAGCCCAGGCGGAAATGCCAAGCAGAGAAGTGGAGTGACCTCCACGGAGGATTACGAGGGCACAGATC CCGAGGCCCAAGTACACAATGTGATTAATAAACTTTATACGACTACACAGGCAGCTATGCAGCTGCATGCgaatctgaagaattcgctgCTGCTGAAGGAACTGGAGAACGCCCTTATTATGTCCAGAAATATGCTGAGCAGCATCACCAATAG ACAAGCGGATAAGACAAACAACGGAGGCGGAGTGGGCGGGGGATTGGGAGTGGGTGGTAGTGGGGGATTGAACCACGAGCAGCTGAGCGCTGACAACGGAGACTATCTGATGATGGTCAACAACTGTGCCGATCTTTTGAGCAATTTACGCACGAAGCACAAACCCGATGACTGTGAGAATAACTCCTAG